In Anaerolineales bacterium, the genomic stretch AAGAATTCCGATTCGGCGATGTTATCGAAACCGGCTACCGCAAGATCGCCGGGAACTTGTAGATTTTGGCGGTGGGCAGCTTGAAGCACAGAGAGCGCCATCTGGTCGTTGGCGACAAAGACCGCGTTCATCTCCGGGTAGGACTGCAGCAGTTCCGCAATCGCTTCTGCCCCACTGGCAGACGACCAATTGCCCTCCACCCAGTGGTCCTGCGTGACTTCGATGCCGGCTTTCTTCAGGGTATCCTCCCAGGCCTGCTTGCGTTGGCGGGCTTCCCACCAATCCAGCGGACCGGAGATGTGCCCGATTTTTCGGCGCCCCTGATCCAGAAAGTGTTGGGTGACCAGGGCCCCTCCGCTGTAGTTGTCAACGGCGACGGTTGAAATTCCCGGATAAGGCTGCATGGTGAGAAATACGACCGGTACGGGGATATCGTCCAGGAGTTCGTCGATCCAGCGGCGGTTATCGCCCACTTCGGGTACTGCCCATACGATGCCGTCAACGTGTCGGGCAAGCAGATTCTGCACCAGGGGTTTGATGTCTTCCGTGTCGAAGCGTGGAAGCTCCTGGAGCAGCAGGGAATAGCCGAGTTCCTCGGTTTTTCCTGTGATGCCGTTCAGGGTGCGCGAAGGGCCGATGAACTTCAATCCGGCAGTGACGACGCCCAAGGTATAGCTGCGTTGCTGAATCAGGCTGCGGGCCAGCGCGCTGGGTTGATAATCCATTTCGTCGATGACTTGCAGGACTCGCTTGCGTGTCTCTGGGGCAACATCCGGTCGATTATTGATGACCCTGGAAACAGTCTGGGTCGATACGCCTGCGGCCTTGGCAACTTGCTTGATGGTTGCCCTCTTGTTTGTGCCCGCCATGAGAGTCCTCTGTGCCCCTACTTATAACGACACTCGCGAGAATGTGATTCACAATTATTGTTATCGTTATCGGGAACGATAACATGATAGCAAATCTAAAAGGATTTGTAAAGCATTGCGCCGTCTAACGGGGCGGAGGAGGCAGTTTAACGAAATTGCCGATGGGGATGATAAAACACATCCCTTGAAGAGGAAAAGTCTACAATAACCGTTGCTTTGAGCAAAAAGACGAGGCAGGGCACCTTTCGGGCGATCCGATCGGAACCTTTCTTCATGCGTACCGCACTGTCCGCCGTTTGTGCTGTCAAGAGGCCTTTCCCTGCCTCTGATTGAGTCCGGATACAGCCTCTTGACACACCGCCTCCTTTTTACTAATATAGTTGATACCGAGCTGTGAACGATAACGGGAACGTTAGCGGGAACGTTAGCGGGAACCTTTGGCAAAAATGACACAGGTATTGTTGAAATTGTCCCCTTTGTTCTATCTGCATTCTTGGAAGTGAGGCCTATCTGATTCGGTCGATCGTACGCAGCTTCATCCCAGAAGCCCTTAGATAACGATATTCTGAATAGTGGAGGTGCGCCGGAAAAATACATGGAATACGGCTCATACAGCTTCCAGGTGACGGGAAATTGCTTCACCCTGGCAACGTAAGACCATACGAAAAGGAGAGAGGAAGATGAAAATCGTACGGAGTGTTTTGATGACAGTCGTGATTGTAGCGGTCGTCGCTGCCTGTGCTTCTACCGCCACGACAAC encodes the following:
- a CDS encoding LacI family DNA-binding transcriptional regulator, with amino-acid sequence MAGTNKRATIKQVAKAAGVSTQTVSRVINNRPDVAPETRKRVLQVIDEMDYQPSALARSLIQQRSYTLGVVTAGLKFIGPSRTLNGITGKTEELGYSLLLQELPRFDTEDIKPLVQNLLARHVDGIVWAVPEVGDNRRWIDELLDDIPVPVVFLTMQPYPGISTVAVDNYSGGALVTQHFLDQGRRKIGHISGPLDWWEARQRKQAWEDTLKKAGIEVTQDHWVEGNWSSASGAEAIAELLQSYPEMNAVFVANDQMALSVLQAAHRQNLQVPGDLAVAGFDNIAESEFFWPPLTTINHNQFELGCRAIQELVRRIEAVHKKEKIEPQHISLPIELITRESSVVE